Genomic window (Aquimarina sp. BL5):
CGACCCCAATCATACCGTTATTTAAGCAGTTTATTCGTGATTCTGAAACGGGTAAACGGTTAAAAAAGAATGGAACTAGGATCACCAAAGGTACTATTGATAATTATAGCTATGTACTTCATAACTTGATTGAGTTTACTATCGCTACGGATTTTGAACTACGTATTAGTGATGCGAGCAAATTGACCAAGAGAGAACTAGCCTCTGAAAAGAATTACTGGAAAAAGTTCTATCGCAAGTTCTCTGATTTTATGTACAAAAAAGGGTGCTATGATAATTATGTAGGTGCCAATATGAAACAGATACGTACCTTTTTTAATTACCTAAAAAACGAAAAAACACTATAATACCGGGGATTTTCATAAGCTGTTATATGTACGTAAAGAAGAAGTAGATATCTTGGTATTGTCTCCAGAACAGTTAAAATTTCTGATTCATGATCAGGATTTCCAGAAAATATTAACTCCTCCAGAAAAACGTATTAAAGATATCTTTGTTTTTGGGTGTACCACAGGTTTACGATTCTCCGATATATTTTTATTAACTAATAAGAATTTTGAACTACAAAATGGAGAATGGTATCTAAAGGTGAAAAGTAAAAAAACAAAGTCATACAGTGCGGTAAAAACTTCCAAAATATGCAGTAGACATCTATCAGAAATATAAATCCCGAAGTAATAAGAATATATTATTCACACCGATTACTTTGTTTAATTTTAATAAAACCTTAAAAAGTATTGGCGAGAAAGCTAATTTTACAGCTCCTATAGAGCTTTCTAGAGAACGACAAGGCAAAGCCTATAACGCTTCTAAAAACGCTCATAAAAAGCCGGAACGTTTTTGTGATAAAATGAGTTCTCATATGATGAGAAGAACTGCCATTACCACCTTGTTGATTTTAGGAATGCCGGAACATTTAGTACGGTCTATTAGCGGTCATAGCGCTAATAGTAATTCTTTTTACAGATATGTACATTTTGCACAGTCTTATGTGGATACAGAAATAGAAAAAATACATAATAAGCTGGAGGCTTATGGTGAGTAGCTTATGGCGAGTAGCTGGTTTCTGCACTGAACATTCTTACAACAACAAAAGCTATTGTAAAAGTAGCTTTGTTATAAATTATAGTATCTTTTTTTATAAATGCACGGATTGAAAATCCGCGTATTCTATGATTAAAACAAGCTTTTTCAAATTATTTTTTAAGCAAATTTCATTGTATCCACATATGGAGTTTGTCTATCAATTACTGCAAAAATGCGAGCTATTAACTTGTTTCTAATAATGTTAATTGTGCTCATTTTATTTTTACCTATTTCAATTCTTCTTTCATAGTATTTTTTCATCTCTGGATTATGTTGAATTGCTACCATTGAACACATATGAATCAATACTTTTATTTTTTTATTAGCGAGTTGTGAGACTTTATTACGTCCTTTTACACTTGTTCCTGATTGATAAGGGAAAGGAGCTACACCACAATATGATGCAAATTTTCGCCAGTTCTTAAATTTGGTAAAGTTTTCTGTAGCAATAATCATCGTTGTAGCCATTTGCATTCCAACACCTTTAATACTTAAAATTAACTTTAAACTTTGTTTCAATGCCTCTTGACTTTTATAACTTCCAAAATTTGATATTCAAGAGTCTTGATTTGTTTTGTTATGTAACGAATCATCTTTTCCTGGACTTCAAAAATGATTTTAAAGTCTTTTGTTTTATATATGTTTTTTTGCTCACTTAGAGTACCCTTATAAGCGGCTCGTTGTTTTATTAGCTTAGCTTTAAGACTCATCAATGATTTCAATTGAGTAATGGATTTTGAGTAGCTTTTTGTTGGAGTTATTTCATCTTTTAATCGATAACCGTATAAAGCAATTCTTTTAGAATCAATTACATCGTCTTTGCCTCTTGTGATTCCCATTGAACGCTTTATATCTAAAGCAGGTGCAATGTGATAATGGCATTCTTTATCTGTTAAAAACTCGGTTATTAAATGCGAATACATACCTGTATGTTCATACACAAAAAGCACATCTTCGATTTCATTTTTGAACTTTTGACCCACAAATAAAAGTTCTGTAAACCCTTCTTGCTATTACTAAATTGAGCATTTTTCTGATCTAAATGATTACATACATCAATGGTATTTTTACTAATATCAATACCAATTACATTTTTTAAAATTCATAACTTTAATTTTAAGATAATAATTGAGTTACTTTAACTAAGACCTTTAATAAGGACAAACTAAAATTCTATATGGTTCTAAGTAACTTGAAAAAAGGACGGAGACTAATACGCGGACTGGATCTTATAAATCTAGCGATCGGGAAAGTTCACTCCGTTCTTTTTAAATTTAATCATAAAATTATCTTGATACGAATCTAAAGGCTATCGGGGTATTCTTGTTAGCAATGAATCTTTTTTGATATTATTTATAATTGAGTAAATCTTTCCTTTCTTAAAATTATAATCTCTATTCAAAATAACCTTATCAGGTATTGAATTAGTTGATTTAAAAATAACACTATCTTTATTAGATATATAATTAGAATATTGTGAAAAACCTATAGATAAATTTCGATCAAACCCTTCCCATAAACTCAAATTATCGTTAACTCTTTTTAATTTTGCTATAAAAAAAGTATCTATTTTTTCTCCAAAAGAATAATTTTGTAGTTAACTATTTTATTACCAAGTTTAATTATTTTTTTTAGTTTCAAAGAATCATCACGAAAAAAAATAGTTTTTTGAAAATTATTAAATTCTAATTCTTTTCCATCTGAAATAAATGAAGAATCTACAATTTCTTTAATTTGATAATAATCTTTTTTAATTGGTAGTTCAGCATAACTAATTTTATTCAATAAGCTTGAAGAGCTTTTAATAGGAGGTGAATAATAGTCTAAATCATTTAAAAATAAAAGATTTTCATTTATTAGTAGGGAATCAATAAAATCCGTATCAAACAAATTAATTCTAGTTTTTCTTAAACTTATCAGTTTTTCTTTATGATATATATTTGTAATTATTTTAAGTTCATTTTCATGTCTTTTTAAAGAAGTTTGACTAACCAAATTTTTATATTCTTCATCATAAGAACTAATAACCCATAGGTTTCGTTTTGAAATATTTTCAATAGTTATATACTCTATCTTTTTCTTATAAGATAAATGCAAAGTATCTTTTTTTACAAACTTAATAACATAAGGAGAACCGGAAATTAAATATTTATAAATCTTAAAAAATCGATTATTAGACTTCTTTGTGTTCTCAATATTCTGATAAGTTTGTTTTACTAAACTTTTCTTTTCATGAACTTTTTTATCACAACAGATGAATAGTGTTATGATGAAAAAAAAATAACAGATAAACTTTAACATTCTTTTTTTGATTAATTGTTTGGTTTCCAGAATATTGACTTACCACCTGTAACCGTAGCTTCATAAGTAATATTCCCTTTATTCGGTCCTCGAACAGCAGGAAATCTATACTCTGATCTCTCAAGAGTTGGTGTAATGAGTGTATTTAAATCACTTGTTAACGATGGTGGATTTATATCAATAAAATTCCAATAAACGTCATTTTCAAATACAGGGTGTGGTAATTCTAAATTAAACAGTCCATAACCACTATAATTAATATCATTTCCATAAGTTGAAATTATACTGTCTTTGAAATCATTATAAATATCAACTGGAATTGAAATTCCGTTGTCCTCAATTTCGCGTGAGCATTAGATCCTCCAACCGTAAATGGAGATTGATCATTCCCCCAAGCTAAAAGATCAACTCCATCCCAAAATTCAGCCCCATTGGTTGGATCTATATCACTAGTCAAAACATCAATTAACCCAGCTCTGGCGTTATTACTTCTTGAATTATTAGTATCTGCTAAATTAGTTTTTTCCGAATTAGGTACTGAGGAATATGAAGTCGCTAATAAATCTCTCATTGTACTATCTATAGCATCGGCTCTATTGTTTGCTGTATGTGCAATAAATAAGCTTTCATTAGCATTTCCAGAACTCTCATGTCTAATAATACTTGCTACGTAAGTAAAATCATTATGATTTAACCCTACATCTTCAGAACCATTAATTAATGCATTTCTTGCAACATTCGGTAGTCTATTACCAGATGTTAATTCAACAAGATGTGTAGCCATATCAAAAGTAATATC
Coding sequences:
- a CDS encoding site-specific integrase → MFNFNKTLKSIGEKANFTAPIELSRERQGKAYNASKNAHKKPERFCDKMSSHMMRRTAITTLLILGMPEHLVRSISGHSANSNSFYRYVHFAQSYVDTEIEKIHNKLEAYGE
- a CDS encoding IS110 family transposase yields the protein MKQSLKLILSIKGVGMQMATTMIIATENFTKFKNWRKFASYCGVAPFPYQSGTSVKGRNKVSQLANKKIKVLIHMCSMVAIQHNPEMKKYYERRIEIGKNKMSTINIIRNKLIARIFAVIDRQTPYVDTMKFA
- a CDS encoding transposase is translated as MGQKFKNEIEDVLFVYEHTGMYSHLITEFLTDKECHYHIAPALDIKRSMGITRGKDDVIDSKRIALYGYRLKDEITPTKSYSKSITQLKSLMSLKAKLIKQRAAYKGTLSEQKNIYKTKDFKIIFEVQEKMIRYITKQIKTLEYQILEVIKVKRH
- a CDS encoding RHS repeat-associated core domain-containing protein; the protein is MDYYPFGMLLPNRHGNSSEYRYGFQGQELDNEIKGDGNSANFKFRMHDPRLGKFLSLDPLSTQYPHNSPYAFSENRVIDGVELEGLEYYYAADGRFIGLVGDSQNVRVVNDDDITFDMATHLVELTSGNRLPNVARNALINGSEDVGLNHNDFTYVASIIRHESSGNANESLFIAHTANNRADAIDSTMRDLLATSYSSVPNSEKTNLADTNNSRSNNARAGLIDVLTSDIDPTNGAEFWDGVDLLAWGNDQSPFTVGGSNAHAKLRTTEFQFQLIFIMISKTV